The genomic window TCCCTGCCACTAATAGACTCACTATAATCCTTAAGCCTCTTAGCAATCTCAACCTCAGGAGCCCCACCACCAGCAACAACCTTCTCATCCTCAACAGTCGCAGAAACCACACCAATAGCATCTTCAACAGCTCTCTCCACTTCTTCTGCAACTTGTCTTGTACTACCCCTTAGGATTATAGATAATGCCTTAGGATCCTTACAATCCTCCACGAAGGTTAAGAGCTCGTCAAAAATTTTCTTTTCATATACTACGCCAGCCTCTCCAAGATCTTCCTCTGTAAGATCCTCAATGTTAGTTACGAGTTTAGCGCCTGTGGCCCTTTCAAGACGTTTCATGTCTGATTTTTTAACTCTTTTGAGGGCGTAGATGCCTTCACGTGAAAGGTAATGGAGTGCAAGATCGTCGATGCCCTTCTGACAAAATAGAACATTGGCTCCAGAATCTATGATTTTTTGGACCATGTCTTTTATCATTTTTTCTTCTTGTTCGATGAAGGCTTGCATTTGTGATGGGTCTGTTAATCGTATCTTTGCATCTGTTTCAAGTCCTTTGACCTCTATTGGATACTTTAATAGTGCTATTTTAGCGTTTTCAACTCGTTTTGGCATTGCATGGTCTGCTCTTCCTTTGTCGATTGCTATTCCATTAACTATCATGGAATCATCAACTGATCCTCCAAGTATCCTTTGAATGTTTATGTTATCCTTGTCTATTTCACCATTGTCTTCAACTTGGAGTATTGCATCTACTACTAGTTCTGCTAATGTTTCTCTTGCTTTTTCAGCTCCTTTACCTGTCATTGCTGTCATCGCAACTTTTAGTAAGGTGTCACGATCTCTAGCATTTATCGCTATGGAATCTAGGACTTCTATGGCTTTTTTGGCTGCTTGCCTGTAACCTTCTACTATTATTGTTGGATGCACGCCCATTTCCAAGAGTTCCTCTGCCTTTTTGAGAAGTTCTCCAGTTATTATGACTGCTGTTGTTGTACCGTCTCCTACTTCGTCTTCCTGTGTTTTGGCAACTTCTACTAACATTTTAGCGGCTGGATGAGTTATATCCATCTCTTTTAGGATTGTAACACCGTCATTTGTTACTACGATATCCCCCAGGGAGTCTACGAGCATCTTATCCATTCCCTTAGGGCCTAGGGTTGTTCTAATGGTCTCTGCTAGTATCCTACCCGCTACTATGTTTATTCTCTGGGCTTCTTTTCCCACATATCTTGTAGTTCCCTTTGGTAGTATTATTATTGGTTGTGAACCAGTTAACTGTGCCATGTGATCACCTCAAAATATTTGCAATTATCCATGGGTTAGGAGTTCTATAAATATTTTACCCACATTTTTTGTGACATGATTTTTGGTACAAATGTTTGACAAAAATCAGGCTTTTTTCTTTTCATTTCCTCCATTATCTTATTTGTTATCTCCTTTTCAAGATCCTTTGTTTTTTTGGAAGCGACAGCAAAGGACCTATCATCTATATAAACCTTTAAAAGCTCCTCACCCATAGATAGTTCAAAAGTCACAGTCTTACCATTCCTCATATCATCTATTATATTCTTGAATATGGGTGGGGAAAGCTTTAGTAACTTTTTCCCGTGGGTTTTATAAGTCTTTCTTGATGTTTTAATTTCATTTATCCTTAATGGAGCGCATCCTTCTTCCCGGATGGTTTTCCGAGTAGCCCAGAATAAGCATGTTAAAAGTTTATCCTTTGGGGACAGATCCTCCCTCAGAACTATTTTCTCCATTTGATCATCCTAAATGGATTTTATCTTAGAGGCTGCTGATTTGGCCAGATTATAACATTTAAGTAAATCGTCTTCTGATGGCACATAATCCACTTCTATGGTTGCGAACACATCAAATCCTGCCTTTGAAAGTTCCTGTTTGAGGCTGTTAACTGCACCCCCACCCCAACCTTTAGAACCGAAAATAACTGCGAGTCTTCTGAAGCCTGTTCTGTCAAAGGCAAGTCCCCTTAGATAATATGTTAGATCCCCAAGGCTTGGGAATGGCCCGTTAAAAATTGTGGGACTCCCTATGAATACAGCTTTGCTTTCAAGTATATCTTTTACTATTTCACTTCTTTCGTCTTCATGGAGGAAGTACATGGAAACATCTACTTCTTCGCTCATAGCTCCTTCTGCGAGGGCGTGGGCCAATTTTTGGGTGGAGTAATGCATGGTATCATATATTATTGTTATTTTATCTTCGCATTTTCCCGTGGCCCAATTCTTGTATGCGTTTATGATCTTCTCTGGTTTGGTCCATATTTGTCCATGGGATGGTGCTATCATCTTTATCTTATCAAGGAGTCCGAGATCCTCTACCTCTTTGAATTTTCTTAAGACTAATGGAGACAGTGGTGTTATGAGGTTTGCATAAAATTTTTTCGCAGCATCCATTAAAATATAATCATTGATGTCCTTGTCAAAGCGTTTATTGTAGCATAAGTGTTGTCCGAAAGCGTCATTGGAGAATAGTATACCATCTTCGATTAGGAATGTGAACATGCTATCAGGCCAGTGGAGCATGGGAGTTTCAAGGAACATGAGGTTTTTACCGCCAAGATCTAGGCTGTCACCTGTCCTGACTATCTCCAGCTTGGAATCTTCTAGGGTTGGGTAGTGCCTTTTTAAACCTTCAGCTGCTTTTCCAGTGCAATATATAGGTATTTTATATTTTTTCCAGACCTCTAGTAATGAACCGCTATGGTCCCTCTCGATATGGTTTTGTATTATTACATCAACTTTGTCTTTTCCTTCTTTTTGGAGTGCATCATCTATTCTTGCCATCATCTGCGGGGCGGTTCCAGGGTATGTGTTATCTATAAGGGCTACCTTATCTTCTCCAGATACAAGATAAACATTATAGGTTGTACCCTTGAGAGTGTAACCATGGTAGCTCCTAATATCCCAGTCTAGGACTCCAACCCAGTAGACATTATCTGCAATTTTCACGGCATCGGCCTTCATGTTAATACACCAAATATTTCGATATCTTATGACTTATATTAGCTTGTGATGTTAATAAACCCTCGTGTGCTTGCACTTTATGAAGTTTTGTTAAGCCCTATGGAATGCACAAAAATTATGGGTTATTGCCTATGTATTTTATTGCTGATATCTGATTCAGGTTAGAAGATTTTTCAATTATGAATCCAATACTTGCATTTTGAGTTAACGAAATTGGCGATTCTATTCTAGGTTGGATGGCCTCTTTAGTGTACCTTTTCCCAGAGTAAATCTTTTTTTGAGGTCTCCTTAGGGGTTTTTATGAAGATTTATTGTAAGAAGACTATTTTATTGGGATAATAGGTGTTCTCAAGTGGAAGATTGTGTTTATAGGATACCAATCTGATTATGATTATTCATGTTTCCATGACTATATTCTTGAATTTAGAAGGAGTTGTTCTTGTAGTAACTATCTTTTTCATTTCATCATTTATTGCTTAATTTTTGGGAGAGTAAGCTATTATCAGCTTAAAATTGCCTTATTTTATTTTTCTATTTCATATTCGAATTCCCAGAATGGTCTTCCACTGATCTGGCCCTTTGAAAGGTGTTCCATTTCATGGGATGCTCCATAAGCTCCAGAACCTTCAAATTTGACAGGTTTTTTTATCCTTTTAAATTTTATTTTGAGGTTTAGGGGGTCTAAGCTCGCTTTTATAATATAATCGGCTCCTATAATTATCTGATATGGTCTTTTGACAAGTTTTCTTTCACCTTTGTCTCCACATTTTTCCAGTCTGTAAACTGTCCCTTCCTCCTTGAGTATTCTCGGATTTAAGAAGAGGTACACAATTTCAATAGTACAGCCGACCTTTTCCTTTTCATCATATTTTGTGATCTTCTCTTTCACTGCCATGAACTTATCAGAATTTCTCACAAAACTCCAATCCCCACCAAAACGTATGGAAAAAAGGAGAGGGATGAAAGCATCAGGTGGGATTCCCAGCTCCTTTATAATCCTTTTTTCTTTTAGAGTGAATTTTAGGAGTTTTTTGAGTTGCTGGTATTCCAAGTATATCATCCCATAAAAATTATGGGGTGAGTCGGGTGTAGAAGTCGTCGATGGCCGCGTCAACAACTTCTATTATGGCTTTGTCAAGATCCTCAGGGGATTCATCCACCACAATAGGTATATTATCAGAGTATACCACTTCTAAACCAGCATCTAGCGCATCTTTTGTGGCTACATCTACTGCGGCTGCTTTCAATTCTGTTAACATGATCTCAGCCTCATCTATATACTTTTCTATGTCCTTTTGGAGTAGTGGCCTGTTTGAAAGATGGGTTGTTGTCCCGACGATATTACATTTGTATTTGTCTTCGAGGTGTGCTATGAGCACGTCCATTATGGATTCTGGGGCTGTTGTTGCGAATAATACATTTTTATCCTTTATATCTTGGAGTGGTTTGGGCCTGAATATGGTTGGTATGACCTTTGTATCAGGGTTTATCTTATGTATAAATTCCTCTATATCTTTTACCTTCTTTTTTGTGGCCATGGGCTCTTCGCACATGGTTAAGATGATGAGATCTGCTAGTTTTATCCTGAATGGTCCGAAAAATTTTTTGATGTTTATCATGGGCTGGTTTGCACCTACTATGACGATGTGTCTGTCTGTTTTTACTGGGGGTATGGCGGCTCCGCTCCCTTCCATGATAACGAAATCCGCGTCTACTTCATTCGCGATTTCAGCGCCACGTTTTGCATTTGTTATGAACACATCACCTACCATGCCGCCACCGCATCTCCTGCATCCTATTGTTAGTATTCTGCTCATGAGAGCGTCTTCCCAGTGGTCTGAGGCGGCGTGCACTCCCTTGTATGCTTGTTCTATCAAGTATTCTGGTGTTATGCTTATCTTATCGCCACGGACTATCTCCGGTTCCTCGGGGCCCCCGCGGCCCATTGCAACAACACATGGGTTATAATCCTTTTCGTGGATTAAGCGGGCGGCGTATGCAGATACTGCTGTTTTACCTATCCTTTTACCTGTTCCAAGGATTTTAATTGATGGTTTTTCAAGGACATCATATTCTGTGAGTGGTTGGAATTCAAAGTCTGGACCTCTATAGATTGCACCTTCTTCTAGTACTATAGTTGCTATGTTAAACCTTTTGGAATAGTCGAGTACTGGCTCGTCACTTAGATCCATAACAGTATCTGCATCATACTTTCTTATGACTTTTCTTATGAGATTATAAGGGATTTTATGGGGGTCCTCCCCGAAGTAAACTGGTTTTTCCATGATCTTAGCGTATTCTTCTGGGGATGATGTTTTGAGTTTCTCTGTACCCCCTATGAATACGAGAGCCTTAACATCTATGTGTTCCATACAATCAAGGGTTTCAACCGCGGCTTTTGTAACTGGTAGATAATGTTCACCATCAACGAGACAGATAATCTTCTCCATAGCTTTCATTTTTTCAACACCTTCTACTTATTCTTAGGTTTAGATGTCAATTTATTAATATTAATAATTTAGCCCAAAACATACAAAAGGTGTTTTTTTGTGTGGGATTTTCTTATAAAAAAGTGGATACCACTATTCCTTTTGTTTGTGTGTAAATGTAAAGTTAAAAAATTTGGTATTATGGATTTTTATGTTCTTGTTGTAAAGATCCTGACCCCTTCTGTGGGATGCTTACTTTTTCTTGCACTGGAGAGATGCTCGGATGCTTATTTGGCTTCTATCTTAGCTTCCATCTTTGCAAGTTCCTTTTTTGATCTTTTAGCAAGCTCTGATAGGCCATTCACGATGTTTGGGGGTAATGTATCATTTCCTTGCTTTGCGAGTATTTCTGAGATGGCCGTTGAGAGTACAAAAATAGCATATTTGTGTTCCGCCTTTGTCCGGTGGATGTGGTGGGGGCTGATGTTAAGTGAAAAATACTTTTCACATTCTTTTTCTATGTCATAACCATTTTCGAGATATTTTAAAATGTATACTAGGAATTGATGTAGTTGTATCATTTCATCCTTATACATGGGTACCAGCCTCGACTCCCTCCATATAGAGTAGTAATCTGGATTATATAAACCTAATGTTAAGGAATCAAAAAATAACCAACTGGTACACTAAAAACCATACTATTAAGCCCCACTCCGAATTTTCTTTAATTTACCTTGATTTATATATAATGTTCTTCTTTTATATACCTTGTGTAGGGAATTTATCCAAAACCTCCCCCAATGGTTACCCATCATCGAAAAAACAAGGAAATTTTTAACATAATCCCCTAAAAACTGGGAAAACCAATTGCATCTGGAATCCGATAAAGAAACTTAATGCGGAAGGATCAAATTTTGTGGATAAATTGGTGAGAATGAACGCGTCTTGAGGGATTCATGAATCATGTCAAAAATTAAAAAATATGAGATGATAGCACCTATTGTAAAATAGTGGGTTAGCTTACTACGGCAATATATATATTTTTTTATTAGCTGTCCTGTAGGATCTTACAGTAATACTACAACATTTTTTTTTGAAGTGCTTTAAGTTCAATTTCATTACTTTCTTCCCAGCTTTTCAAAGCCTTAATATTTTTAATAGTTCGGATCCACCATATGCTTCTCAGAGGGTTTTCATGGGGGGGTTTCTCCATTGTAGGGGGGATTATTTTTTTTATCTATCTGCTTTCTTTAAATTACTTCTTCGAGCATCAATACAATCAGTAACATAATTCAGCTTCTCCCCCAACCGTCTCCGGAGAATAAATTCGAAGCTTATAGCTAATCAGCACCTTTCACTTACAACAAAACCTTAAAGTTAATGGAGCACCCTTTATCAAATTTATATCTCTTTTAAACTAAATCATCCCCCCGTGTACCCTTCATTCATCGGAGGAGAAGTTAACAGCAAAATTGAAGATTAAAATTTACACATTATACCTAGGAGTCTGAAATTAGCCAACATATAAAAAATTCTAGTTGGAATAATATTATTTTTAAACAATCTTACT from Methanothermobacter sp. includes these protein-coding regions:
- the thsA gene encoding thermosome subunit alpha, whose translation is MAQLTGSQPIIILPKGTTRYVGKEAQRINIVAGRILAETIRTTLGPKGMDKMLVDSLGDIVVTNDGVTILKEMDITHPAAKMLVEVAKTQEDEVGDGTTTAVIITGELLKKAEELLEMGVHPTIIVEGYRQAAKKAIEVLDSIAINARDRDTLLKVAMTAMTGKGAEKARETLAELVVDAILQVEDNGEIDKDNINIQRILGGSVDDSMIVNGIAIDKGRADHAMPKRVENAKIALLKYPIEVKGLETDAKIRLTDPSQMQAFIEQEEKMIKDMVQKIIDSGANVLFCQKGIDDLALHYLSREGIYALKRVKKSDMKRLERATGAKLVTNIEDLTEEDLGEAGVVYEKKIFDELLTFVEDCKDPKALSIILRGSTRQVAEEVERAVEDAIGVVSATVEDEKVVAGGGAPEVEIAKRLKDYSESISGR
- a CDS encoding FprA family A-type flavoprotein, whose product is MKADAVKIADNVYWVGVLDWDIRSYHGYTLKGTTYNVYLVSGEDKVALIDNTYPGTAPQMMARIDDALQKEGKDKVDVIIQNHIERDHSGSLLEVWKKYKIPIYCTGKAAEGLKRHYPTLEDSKLEIVRTGDSLDLGGKNLMFLETPMLHWPDSMFTFLIEDGILFSNDAFGQHLCYNKRFDKDINDYILMDAAKKFYANLITPLSPLVLRKFKEVEDLGLLDKIKMIAPSHGQIWTKPEKIINAYKNWATGKCEDKITIIYDTMHYSTQKLAHALAEGAMSEEVDVSMYFLHEDERSEIVKDILESKAVFIGSPTIFNGPFPSLGDLTYYLRGLAFDRTGFRRLAVIFGSKGWGGGAVNSLKQELSKAGFDVFATIEVDYVPSEDDLLKCYNLAKSAASKIKSI
- a CDS encoding RimK/LysX family protein, with translation MEYQQLKKLLKFTLKEKRIIKELGIPPDAFIPLLFSIRFGGDWSFVRNSDKFMAVKEKITKYDEKEKVGCTIEIVYLFLNPRILKEEGTVYRLEKCGDKGERKLVKRPYQIIIGADYIIKASLDPLNLKIKFKRIKKPVKFEGSGAYGASHEMEHLSKGQISGRPFWEFEYEIEK
- a CDS encoding cyclic 2,3-diphosphoglycerate synthase; protein product: MKAMEKIICLVDGEHYLPVTKAAVETLDCMEHIDVKALVFIGGTEKLKTSSPEEYAKIMEKPVYFGEDPHKIPYNLIRKVIRKYDADTVMDLSDEPVLDYSKRFNIATIVLEEGAIYRGPDFEFQPLTEYDVLEKPSIKILGTGKRIGKTAVSAYAARLIHEKDYNPCVVAMGRGGPEEPEIVRGDKISITPEYLIEQAYKGVHAASDHWEDALMSRILTIGCRRCGGGMVGDVFITNAKRGAEIANEVDADFVIMEGSGAAIPPVKTDRHIVIVGANQPMINIKKFFGPFRIKLADLIILTMCEEPMATKKKVKDIEEFIHKINPDTKVIPTIFRPKPLQDIKDKNVLFATTAPESIMDVLIAHLEDKYKCNIVGTTTHLSNRPLLQKDIEKYIDEAEIMLTELKAAAVDVATKDALDAGLEVVYSDNIPIVVDESPEDLDKAIIEVVDAAIDDFYTRLTP
- a CDS encoding UPF0058 family protein, which translates into the protein MYKDEMIQLHQFLVYILKYLENGYDIEKECEKYFSLNISPHHIHRTKAEHKYAIFVLSTAISEILAKQGNDTLPPNIVNGLSELAKRSKKELAKMEAKIEAK